In Eucalyptus grandis isolate ANBG69807.140 chromosome 4, ASM1654582v1, whole genome shotgun sequence, the following proteins share a genomic window:
- the LOC104440839 gene encoding exonuclease 1 isoform X1 — translation MKQVIMKGKASLDDMSEKGVNRNEDKARRENRKFIIRSSYFKHQSANNTDKDDEKENIPVESDHPISLGETGFLEGRIIKRKASLDGTAEKESSKQKRMHVDDSLVNDGSCAPGLDKSFTGSEGKFGADISRLGRYSDIAESSLEGFISVILSFRFTASGSRASGLPAPLKDVHNACTNSRSTTAPDFSQFAYVAKNRKPVIPTRRS, via the exons ATGAAGCAAGTGATCATGAAGGGGAAAGCCTCCCTTGATGACATGTCGGAGAAAGGTGTAAACAGAAATGAGGACAAAGCAAGAAGAGAGAACAGGAAGTTTATTATAAGGAGTTCCTATTTTAAGCATCAGTCTGCAAATAATACTGACAAAGATGACGAAAAGGAAAACATCCCTGTTGAAAGTGATCATCCCATCAGTCTAGGCGAGACTGGCTTTCTGGAAGGAAGGATCATCAAGAGGAAAGCCTCCCTTGATGGCACAGCGGAAAAA GAGAGCTCAAAACAAAAGCGTATGCATGTGGATGATTCTCTTGTCAATGATG GTAGCTGTGCCCCTGGATTAGACAAGTCATTCACTGGTTCTGAAGGAAAATTTGGAGCCGACATCTCCCGTTTAGGCCGCTATTCTGACATAGCAGAAAGTTCATTAGAGGGATTCATCTCGGTAATATTGTCATTTAGATTCACTGCTTCTGGTTCTCGTGCCAGTGGTCTCCCTGCTCCTTTGAAGGATGTGCACAATGCATGTACGAATAG TAGGTCAACTACTGCCCCAGATTTCAGTCAATTTGCATACGTAGCCAAGAACAGGAAGCCCGTGATTCCAACCCGCAGGAGTTGA
- the LOC104440839 gene encoding exonuclease 1 isoform X2 produces MKQVIMKGKASLDDMSEKGVNRNEDKARRENRKFIIRSSYFKHQSANNTDKDDEKENIPVESDHPISLGETGFLEGRIIKRKASLDGTAEKESSKQKRMHVDDSLVNDGSCAPGLDKSFTGSEGKFGADISRLGRYSDIAESSLEGFISVILSFRFTASGSRASGLPAPLKDVHNACTNRSTTAPDFSQFAYVAKNRKPVIPTRRS; encoded by the exons ATGAAGCAAGTGATCATGAAGGGGAAAGCCTCCCTTGATGACATGTCGGAGAAAGGTGTAAACAGAAATGAGGACAAAGCAAGAAGAGAGAACAGGAAGTTTATTATAAGGAGTTCCTATTTTAAGCATCAGTCTGCAAATAATACTGACAAAGATGACGAAAAGGAAAACATCCCTGTTGAAAGTGATCATCCCATCAGTCTAGGCGAGACTGGCTTTCTGGAAGGAAGGATCATCAAGAGGAAAGCCTCCCTTGATGGCACAGCGGAAAAA GAGAGCTCAAAACAAAAGCGTATGCATGTGGATGATTCTCTTGTCAATGATG GTAGCTGTGCCCCTGGATTAGACAAGTCATTCACTGGTTCTGAAGGAAAATTTGGAGCCGACATCTCCCGTTTAGGCCGCTATTCTGACATAGCAGAAAGTTCATTAGAGGGATTCATCTCGGTAATATTGTCATTTAGATTCACTGCTTCTGGTTCTCGTGCCAGTGGTCTCCCTGCTCCTTTGAAGGATGTGCACAATGCATGTACGAATAG GTCAACTACTGCCCCAGATTTCAGTCAATTTGCATACGTAGCCAAGAACAGGAAGCCCGTGATTCCAACCCGCAGGAGTTGA